A stretch of Porites lutea chromosome 5, jaPorLute2.1, whole genome shotgun sequence DNA encodes these proteins:
- the LOC140938159 gene encoding gamma-aminobutyric acid receptor subunit beta-3-like, whose amino-acid sequence MMVAFTLTVLIFLGNQAFAVNSSIIQSSYLSYLTATPVTPTSRQLSTPTEPGNGQTNVTELIAKLLVGYDKRLRPNFGGEPVNVSVSVFVEFIGDIDEINMEFTTIMYFRQYWMDKRLQYNNTGYSKRLAFNPQMLKFIWVPDTHFPGIKDGLKHDITDTNEVIRLWPNGSVLYSMRLKVTSQCPMDLRNFPMDKQKCRLNLEAFSYDDKEMTLNWHKTNPVTVSGSIQIPSYTLAHHRWYSAVEEFTTGDYSLLTIEFDLHRRLGFHMIQIYLPCYLIVTLAWVSFWVDREQTAARIAMGITTVLTMATLIGSARTSLPKVSYVKSLEWFLMMCFLFVFSAILEYAFVSYLVFKNREKEREREIMHKKHDDENTFEAAEENMDNDKPPQSPGSRQSSGQEAVWIPGKNQVETVMKPGRCKCSTKSAQEVDHYVKILNTVEFFSRLLFPIVFIFLNIAYWLYYGGILE is encoded by the exons ATGATGGTGGCATTCACTTTGACAGTTCTGATTTTTCTTGGAAATCAGGCTTTTGCAGTTAACAGCAGTATTATCCAATCCAG TTACCTAAGTTACCTAACAGCAACACCGGTAACACCAACATCTCGACAGCTGTCAACACCAACTGAACCGGGGAATGGACAAACTAACGTTACTGAGTTGATCGCTAAGTTACTCGTGGGCTATGATAAAAGGCTTCGTCCAAACTTTGGAG GTGAACCTGTGAATGTGTCTGTGTCTGTTTTCGTCGAGTTCATCGGAGATATTGACGAAATCAACATG GAATTTACCACAATCATGTACTTTCGTCAGTACTGGATGGACAAACGTCTGCAATATAACAATACAGGATACTCCAAGAGACTTGCCTTCAATCCACAAATGCTCAAATTTATCTGGGTACCCGACACTCACTTCCCTGGCATCAAGGATGGTCTCAAACACGATATCACGGATACTAATGAGGTGATCCGATTATGGCCAAATGGATCCGTGCTGTACAGTATGAG gcTCAAGGTAACATCCCAGTGTCCTATGGACTTGAGAAACTTTCCTATGGATAAACAGAAGTGCCGCCTAAACTTAGAAGCTT TCAGTTATGATGACAAGGAAATGACCCTGAACTGGCACAAAACGAACCCTGTGACAGTATCAGGGAGCATTCAAATCCCCAGCTACACTTTGGCTCATCACCGATGGTATTCAGCAGTTGAGGAATTCACAACTG GGGACTACTCCTTACTGACTATCGAATTTGATTTACATCGTCGCCTGGGATTCCACATGATTCAG ATTTATCTTCCATGTTACTTGATCGTGACTTTGGCTTGGGTCAGTTTCTGGGTGGATCGCGAACAAACAGCTGCCAGGATTGCCATGGGGATCACCACTGTACTCACCATGGCAACGCTGATTGGTAGTGCTAGGACCTCCCTGCCAAAGGTCTCCTACGTCAAATCCCTCGAATGGTTCCTGATGAtgtgttttctgtttgttttctccGCCATTCTGGAATATGCCTTTGTGTCATACCTGGTGTTCAAAAATCGAGAAAAGGAGCGAGAGAGGGAGATCATGCACAAGAAACATGACGAT GAAAACACATTCGAGGCTGCAGAGGAAAACATGGACAACGACAAACCACCCCAGTCCCCCGGCAGTCGCCAATCTTCAGGGCAGGAAGCGGTCTGGATCCCAGGAAAAAATCAGGTGGAGACAGTGATGAAACCAGGCAGATGCAAGTGTTCAACCAAATCGGCCCAGGAAGTGGACCACTATGTCAAAATCCTCAACACCGTGGAGTTTTTCTCCAGGTTGCTCTTTCCGATTGTGTTCATTTTTCTGAATATTGCCTATTGGCTTTACTATGGCGGAATTCTGGAGTAA